From Zingiber officinale cultivar Zhangliang chromosome 5B, Zo_v1.1, whole genome shotgun sequence, the proteins below share one genomic window:
- the LOC121984632 gene encoding myb-related protein Zm38-like, whose amino-acid sequence MGRSPCCEKEHNNKGAWTKEEDERLAEYIRGHGEGCWRSLPKAAGLLRCGKSCRLRWINYLRPGLKRGNFTAAEEELVVKLHGHFGNKWSLIARRLPGRTDNEIKNYWNTHMRRKLLDRGIDPATHRPIHAPALDFTVSLSKSEDGQNGKVAIGSREQGPRRSHDEFRCPDLNLDLCLSSPSTATTADAFAGRKSGFLKSKIESN is encoded by the exons ATGGGGAGGTCGCCGTGCTGCGAGAAGGAGCACAACAACAAGGGCGCCTGGACGAAGGAGGAAGACGAGCGCCTGGCTGAGTACATTCGCGGCCACGGCGAAGGCTGCTGGAGATCGCTGCCCAAGGCGGCCGGCCTTCTACGGTGCGGCAAGAGCTGCCGCCTCCGCTGGATCAACTACCTCCGCCCCGGCCTCAAGCGAGGCAACTTCACCGCGGCGGAGGAAGAGCTCGTCGTCAAGCTCCACGGCCACTTCGGCAACAA GTGGTCTCTTATCGCGAGAAGATTGCCCGGGagaacggacaacgagatcaagaACTACTGGAACACGCACATGAGGAGAAAGTTACTAGACCGGGGAATCGATCCGGCGACCCACCGGCCGATCCACGCTCCGGCATTGGACTTCACCGTAAGTTTATCCAAGAGCGAAGACGGGCAGAACGGGAAGGTAGCGATCGGCAGCAGAGAGCAGGGGCCGCGGCGATCGCACGATGAGTTCAGGTGCCCTGACCTGAACCTGGACCTGTGCTTAAGCTCTCCGTCGACGGCGACGACGGCGGATGCGTTTGCAGGGCGCAAATCTGGATTCTTGAAGTCGAAAATTGAGAGTAACTGA
- the LOC121987520 gene encoding mRNA-capping enzyme-like, which produces MRFPLKNAAESFHNDTLIDGEMIIDQIPDVGQKRRYLAYDLVALNGFSVMKLPFSERWKLLEEEVIRPRNYERKQLESDSKGHPIYRYDMEPFSVCRCQDT; this is translated from the exons ATGCGGTTTCCCCTAAAGAATGCTGCTGAG AGTTTCCATAATGATACGCTGATTGATGGGGAAATGATTATCGACCAAATTCCAGATGTAGGACAGAAGAGAAGATATTTAGCATATGATTTGGTTGCATTAAACGGTTTCTCCGTTATGAAG TTGCCGTTTTCTGAAAGGTGGaaactacttgaagaagaagtaATTCGACCAAGGAATTATGAGAGAAAGCAATTAGAATCTGACAGCAAGGGACATCCCATTTATAGATATGATATGGAGCCATTTTCAGTATGTAGATGTCAAGATACATGA